The Pocillopora verrucosa isolate sample1 chromosome 14, ASM3666991v2, whole genome shotgun sequence genome has a segment encoding these proteins:
- the LOC131778315 gene encoding monocarboxylate transporter 4-like — MNLFCGNIVSFKQDSLWSWFICGLTTLCVILTIGFTSALGVLFPVFMNSFGENRESTAWVASIIHGVNLILGPVMGAFLNKFGFRVTTIVGCLLCSLGVTLGSFVSTIYMLYVTFSIPFAMGQSLIFVSEAIIVNNYFDKRKSFALGLVTSGQGLGTMILSPSLQAAVDVLEWRNTFRVFGGLLAVSSLTGVILHQSPSSQERNMNCSSKKWSWNLSLFKNSTILVLITTGAALMFSRLVPYVHLMKHCDDLGILADKSSTIYMVIGIFASLGRIGGGFLCDLKFVNSRLLLQAAIFIMAASTILLTLAKTYFGVFAYAIFFSSADGLMITSMIIETLKAVKEDEKASAVGLLMLFSGVSALIGPPLSGLMADTFGNYIVAFIVAGGVGVVGSLLPFILLCLKREAGRDEQNTQEDA, encoded by the exons ATGAATCTCTTCTGTGGTAATATTGTCTCTTTCAAGCAAGATAGTCTGTGGTCATGGTTTATTTGTGGGCTCACAACTTTGTGCGTGATTCTGACAATTGGATTTACCAGTGCTCTTGGCGTTCTTTTTCCCGTTTTCATGAATTCTTTCGGGGAAAATCGTGAAAGTACAG cttGGGTAGCATCGATCATACATGGCGTAAATTTGATTCTCGGTCCTGTAATGGGCGCCTTCCTCAACAAATTTGGCTTTCGAGTTACAACAATAGTGGGCTGCCTGTTATGTTCTCTTGGCGTCACATTGGGTTCCTTTGTTTCCACTATTTATATGCTATACGTTACCTTCAGCATACCTTTTGCAATGGGTCAGTCGCTGATCTTCGTTTCGGAAGCAATTATAGTGAACAATTactttgataaaagaaaatcctTTGCTCTCGGACTAGTAACGTCAGGACAGGGATTAGGAACGATGATTCTTAGTCCTTCTCTTCAGGCAGCAGTCGACGTTCTAGAGTGGAGGAACACCTTTCGGGTGTTTGGTGGTCTTTTGGCTGTTTCATCCCTGACTGGAGTTATTCTTCATCAGAGTCCATCATCGCAAGAAAGAAACATGAATTGTTCCTCAAAAAAATGGAGCTGGAATCTATCGTTATTTAAGAATTCGACCATCCTAGTACTAATCACAACAGGAGCAGCCCTCATGTTCTCTCGCCTGGTCCCATATGTGCATCTC ATGAAGCATTGTGATGACCTTGGTATTTTGGCCGACAAGAGCTCGACAATTTACATGGTTATCGGCATATTTGCCTCTCTTGGCCGCATCGGAGGAGGATTCCTGTGCGACTTGAAGTTCGTAAACAGCCGCCTTCTGCTTCAGGCAGCTATTTTCATTATGGCAGCTTCCACTATACTTCTGACCCTGGCTAAGACTTACTTTGGTGTATTCGCTTATGCCATCTTTTTCAGTTCAGCGGATGGATTGATGATTACTTCAATGATAATTGAAACCCTAAAAGCCgtaaaggaagatgaaaaggCTTCCGCCGTTGGATTGCTAATGCTGTTTTCCGGAGTTTCTGCCTTGATCGGTCCACCTTTGTCGG GTCTAATGGCTGACACATTCGGTAACTACATCGTTGCGTTCATTGTAGCTGGTGGAGTTGGAGTGGTTGGGTCTCTCCTTCCATTTATTCTCCTTTGTTTGAAACGTGAAGCAGGGAGAGATGAACAAAACACACAGGAAGATGCCTGA
- the LOC131778316 gene encoding monocarboxylate transporter 4 codes for MNFFSGIIVSFKQDSLWSWFICGLTTLCVILTVGFSSALGVLFPVFMNSFGENRESTAWVASIIHGLSLILGPVMGAFLNKFGFRVTTILGCLLCSLGVTLGSFVSTIYMLYVTFSIPFAIGQSLVFVSEAIIVNNYFDKRKSFALGLVTSGQGLGTMILSPSLQAAVDVLEWRSTFRVFGGLLAVSSLTGVILHQNPSSQEGSMNCSSKKWSWNLSLFKNSTILVLVTTGTAFMFSRLVPYVHLMKHCDDLGILADKSSTIYMVIGIFASLGRIGGGFLCDLKFVNSRLLLQAAIFIMAASTMLLTLAKTYFGVFAYAIFFSSADGLMITSMIVEILKAVKEDEKASAVGLLMLFSGISALISPPLSGLMADTFGNYFVAFIVAGGVGVVGSLLPFILLCLKREAGRDEQNTQEDA; via the exons ATGAATTTCTTCAGCGGTATTATTGTCTCGTTCAAGCAAGACAGTCTGTGGTCATGGTTTATTTGTGGGCTCACAACTTTGTGCGTGATTCTGACAGTTGGATTTAGCAGTGCTCTCGGCgttctttttccagttttcatGAACTCTTTCGGAGAAAATCGTGAAAGTACAG cgTGGGTAGCATCGATCATACATGGCTTATCTTTGATTCTCGGTCCTGTAATGGGAGCCTTCCTCAACAAATTTGGCTTTCGAGTTACAACAATACTGGGCTGCCTATTATGCTCTCTTGGCGTCACATTGGGCTCCTTTGTTTCCACTATTTATATGCTATACGTTACCTTCAGCATACCTTTTGCAATCGGTCAGTCGCTGGTCTTCGTTTCGGAAGCAATTATAGTGAACAATTactttgataaaagaaaatcctTTGCTCTCGGACTAGTAACGTCCGGACAGGGATTAGGAACGATGATTCTTAGTCCTTCTCTTCAGGCAGCAGTTGACGTTCTAGAGTGGAGGAGCACCTTTCGGGTGTTTGGTGGTCTTTTGGCCGTTTCATCCCTGACTGGAGTTATTCTTCATCAGAATCCATCATCGCAAGAAGGAAGCATGAATTGTTCCTCAAAAAAATGGAGCTGGAATCTATCGTTATTTAAGAATTCGACCATCCTAGTACTGGTCACAACAGGAACAGCTTTCATGTTCTCTCGCCTGGTCCCATATGTGCATCTC ATGAAGCATTGTGATGACCTTGGTATTTTGGCTGACAAGAGCTCGACAATTTACATGGTTATCGGCATATTTGCCTCTCTTGGCCGTATCGGAGGGGGATTCCTGTGTGACTTGAAGTTCGTAAACAGCCGCCTTCTGCTTCAGGCAGCTATTTTCATTATGGCAGCTTCCACTATGCTTTTGACCCTGGCGAAGACTTACTTTGGTGTATTCGCTTATGCCATCTTTTTCAGTTCAGCGGATGGATTGATGATTACTTCTATGATAGTTGAAATCCTAAAAGCCgtaaaggaagatgaaaaggCTTCCGCCGTTGGATTGCTGATGCTGTTTTCCGGAATTTCTGCCTTGATAAGTCCACCGTTGTCGG GTCTAATGGCTGACACATTCGGTAACTACTTCGTTGCGTTCATTGTAGCTGGTGGAGTTGGAGTGGTTGGGTCTCTCCTTCCATTTATTCTCCTTTGTTTGAAACGTGAAGCAGGGAGAGATGAACAAAACACACAGGAGGATGCCTGA
- the LOC131778294 gene encoding uncharacterized protein yields MGDLKLNGELMSKAIRPGNPVRLKNVLIKAVKGQQINVAVIGGSNSAGGKLGTDEKSLDGLFFKVFADWWNKTIGKVTKSFMKSYEVTIGGTGSYFFAFCYKTFIPENQTIDLAFIDASINFNMRGKAEAFEQLTRQVLLYPSVPAILYVNLVSGLGVDPNTKKVVNPRCINLENFGQTEVARHYGITSFSLKEVLCRKEDDKWTAVVTNMAGSDGLHIGIKAHALISMLMIDYIRGVFDQVLNDLSNGNITYRFAPLPELLSLKRDTEVLKQPLCWTRMTPNIFKDLHRPNIQIQITQNDGFSPYGSFRDERSSDGNTNTDMRTDAQGGWGTWRRYSSIKFRFYVPSVSSSYNTRSVIILTRTSGNGGKAEVRLDEEKNKTIYINTKSIYGQTRLDTVATRVKPGYHTITVRTVCNGNFLVSGVVVGPPDFERRKVI; encoded by the coding sequence ATGGGCGACTTGAAACTTAACGGTGAATTGATGTCGAAAGCCATTCGACCTGGAAATCCTGTCCGTTTGAAGAACGTGCTCATAAAAGCGGTGAAGGGTCAGCAAATCAATGTTGCAGTCATCGGAGGCTCAAATAGTGCGGGGGGAAAATTGGGAACAGATGAAAAAAGTTTAGACGGattgtttttcaaagttttcgcAGATTGGTGGAACAAAACGATTGGTAAGGTCACAAAGTCGTTCATGAAAAGTTACGAGGTTACTATTGGAGGAACTGGGAGTTACTTCTTCGCCTTTTGCTACAAGACCTTTATCCCAGAAAATCAAACAATCGACCTCGCATTCATTGATGCTTCTATTAATTTCAACATGAGAGGAAAAGCTGAAGCTTTTGAACAATTGACTCGTCAAGTGCTCCTATATCCTTCGGTCCCCGCGATTCTATACGTAAACCTCGTCAGCGGCCTCGGTGTAGACCCAAATACCAAAAAAGTTGTAAACCCAAGATGCATTAACTTAGAAAATTTTGGCCAAACCGAAGTGGCGCGACACTACGGTATAACCTCTTTTAGTTTGAAGGAAGTACTGTGCCGCAAGGAAGACGATAAATGGACAGCGGTCGTCACTAATATGGCCGGCTCTGATGGCCTTCATATTGGTATCAAGGCCCATGCACTTATTTCTATGTTAATGATTGACTATATTCGCGGGGTTTTTGATCAGGTTTTGAATGACCTAAGCAATGGAAACATTACCTATCGCTTTGCGCCTTTACCAGAATTGTTATCACTAAAACGAGACACTGAAGTTCTGAAACAACCGCTTTGCTGGACCAGGATGAcaccaaatattttcaaagatcttCATCGCCCCAATATCCAAATTCAAATCACACAGAACGATGGATTTTCACCATACGGTAGTTTCCGTGATGAAAGAAGCTCAGACGGAAATACAAATACAGACATGCGAACAGATGCACAGGGGGGGTGGGGAACGTGGCGGCGTTACAGTAGTATAAAGTTTCGTTTTTATGTTCCCTCTGTTAGCTCCTCTTACAACACCAGGTCTGTAATAATTTTGACACGAACGTCTGGCAATGGCGGAAAGGCCGAGGTAAGGCTGGATGAGGAGAAGAACAAAACGATTTATATTAACACAAAGTCGATCTATGGACAAACTCGGTTGGATACTGTTGCTACAAGGGTAAAGCCAGGATACCATACTATCACAGTCAGAACAGTTTGCAACGGAAATTTCCTAGTGAGTGGAGTTGTAGTCGGACCGCCAGACTTTGAAAGACGAAAAGTTATATAA